A stretch of Corvus hawaiiensis isolate bCorHaw1 chromosome 8, bCorHaw1.pri.cur, whole genome shotgun sequence DNA encodes these proteins:
- the USP54 gene encoding inactive ubiquitin carboxyl-terminal hydrolase 54 isoform X3, whose protein sequence is MRKSPVRGWGEGIFNQFQCSSEKVLPSDALRTALAKTFQDEQRFQLGIMDDAAECFENLLMRIHFHIADETKEDICTAPHCVSHQKFAMTLFEQCVCTSCGATSDPLPFIQMVHYISTTSLCNQAICMLERREKPTPDMFGELLQNASTMGDLRNCPSNCGEKIRIRRVLMNSPQIITIGLVWDSDHSDLAEDVIHSLGTCLKLGDLFFRVTDDRAKHSELYLVGMICYYGKHYSTFFFQTKIRKWMYFDDAHVKEIGPKWKDVVTKCIKGHYQPLLLLYADPRGTPVSTQDLPPQVDLQQYSRTCYDSEDSGREPSISSDTRTDSSTDSYPYKQAHHESVVSHFSSDSQGTVIYNVENDAASQSSRDTGIAAIWEGRFHHQNPSCLGTQDFLCHLTDSECNQRHVSKKSSLADRKRSSSRSRRKGDEAQSSGYHSEGETLKEKQAPRTAPKPSSSTSRLREFKETVSNMIHSRPQQISHTIQNSPRGGSSVDQAETRPSKSLPAHARDWEVESTSSESKSSSSSRYRPTWRPKRESLNIDSIFSKDKRKHCGYTQLSPFSEEAGKELTENEVKEHTVHETRSSQSNVRYKRGVLGRGTQYHMVDQHPHLIQRMESGYESSERNSNSPVSLDMSLSESSSTHRDVHTKRAGGFVPAWRNIPKSHSSSILEVESASSIGSWTNSPHTTGNGGDIFVPLKSELDELQEEVARRAHEQELRRKREKEMEAAMGFNPRPSRFMDLDELQNQGRSDGFEKSMQEADSIFEESLNQEQKGDCAAALALCNEAISKLRLAMHDASASTHSRALVDKKLQISIRKARSLQDRMQHQQPPQPLPPPACHPPQGGTMAQSTSEQTGPLQVLLSQELPLEPNKEVEFGSSSFFHPPASCHELHSSLYPESSSLPPSESSPSNRISPNFQSASADFHDQVPSFPYRQGLTERSARTENDAHNSGEFADTTATGPKDYRDCCSSSRLEEVHNIMPILTPHFKSKANTINSVSLPTLFPCPHPPQAASPERDSQHSPCSKLASSPVRPNVDHLGAYHAVTSATSSPTQQCSSDPLQKNKYSRANSQEMLLPSQGEYGTADGCKSEAFSTKGHVRSLAEQFQKMHAVSQRKGTHEKDWITAVCQDEKSPKLTQKSFISRSSSGYGQLLHQNQENKNQSSEKLHSAVDIRDGVVSLKGFSAQHVASMSFCSHSEELCRRGGQTIADPAPYVERHCHDGGMKEVDDGAASSMVASMPVDHWVNNVTRYYSSQKANKNTEWLPVPGRSPLLSDQRAVGDDLSRIPVHLHPQWNQDTEQELSELESLYQTSLQASQATRPFLGRQDSARYPFDQSVSVNLSVRKLPATAGMGLSKTPTAEIERSLCGSTVSSVSKVTYTREHSREPEEEEIYSAENFRRIARSLSGTVVSNREETLVSSHSFEAPNTRKMPVDTSHRSSSSTSLPFPHDPPVFPFDPQHNPNQVQHPPHDVLMPSMVGKARKLSGDQKNIIQKLLVVPDRGEAFQGEDYPGVALSYGSLPCVPKGTLSQGQKPRVNLHLGGGASSVSGHLLNTSYSARQTATLPDKRTMLWGKHAGQPGKSLQEGFLQQPSQHHMHESHTISCRLPASTDYSTLRIPREPSWDPGASQCCPVPPSCVKAPGPRRVDMPPEEDWRENSYTPQPGRRRVLPMHVMDGTFSSASEAHRNMLARAAAATGTMQNNGW, encoded by the exons GGTATATTCAACCAGTTTCAGTGTAGTAGTGAGAAGGTACTGCCTTCTGATGCCCTGCGCACTGCTCTCGCAAAGACATTTCAGGATGAGCAACGTTTCCAGCTGGGCATCATGGATGATGCTGCTGAATGTTTT GAAAACCTGCTAATGCGAATTCACTTCCACATTGCAGATGAGACAAAGGAAGATATTTGCACTGCACCACATTGTGTTTCCCATCAGAAGTTTGCAATGACTTTATTTGAACAG tGTGTTTGTACCAGCTGTGGTGCCACCTCTGACCCGTTACCTTTCATCCAGATGGTACATTATATTTCCACAACCTCACTCTG CAATCAAGCTATTTGTATGCTGGAGAGGCGAGAGAAACCAACTCCGGATATGTTTGGAGAGCTCCTGCAGAACGCCAGCACTATGGGGGACCTGCGAAACTGTCCA AGTAACTGTGGGGAAAAGATCCGTATTCGTCGTGTGCTGATGAACTCGCCACAAATCATCACCATTGGCTTGGTTTGGGACTCAGACCACTCTGATCTGGCTGAAGATGTGATTCACAGTCTGGGAACTTGCCTTAAACTGGGAGAT CTCTTCTTCAGAGTAACTGATGATAGAGCAAAACACTCAGAGCTGTATTTGGTGGGAATGATTTGTTACTATGGAAAACACTATTCAACCTTCTTCTTCCAAACTAAAATCCGCAAGTGGATGTACTTTGATGATGCTCATGTCAAAGag ATTGGTCCAAAATGGAAGGATGTTGTGACAAAGTGCATTAAGGGTCACTAtcagcctttgctgctgctctatGCAGATCCAAGAGGAACTCCAGTGTCAACACAAGACTTGCCCCCTCAGGTGGATTTACAGCAATATAGCAGGACTTGCTATGACAGTGAAGACTCGG GGAGAGAACCTTCCATCTCGAGTGATACACGGACAGATTCCTCTACAGACAGCTATCCTTATAAACAGGCACACCATGAGTCTGTGGTCAGTCACTTCTCCTCTGACTCCCAGGGGACAGTCATCTACAATGTGGAGAATGATGCAGCTTCAcaaagcagcagggacacag GCATTGCAGCTATCTGGGAAGGGCGCTTTCATCACCAGAATCCCTCATGCTTGGGAACTCAGGACTTTCTGT GCCACCTGACTGACAGTGAGTGCAATCAGAGGCATGTTTCAAAGAAGAGCTCGCTGGCAGACCGCAAGAGGAGTTCTAGCCGGTCTAGGCGGAAAGGAGATGAGGCTCAATCATCAGGATACCATAGTGAAG GAGAAACCTTGAAGGAGAAACAAGCCCCCAGAACTGCCCCCAAAccatccagcagcaccagcaggctGAGGGAATTTAAAGAGACAGTGAGCAACATGATCCACAGCAGACCACAGCAGATTTCTCATACCATCCAGAATTCCCCTCGTGGAGGGAGTAGTGTGGATCAGGCAGAAACACGACCCTCAAAAAGCCTGCCTGCGCACGCTCGAGACTGGGAAGTGGAGAGTACCAGTAGTGAGTCTAAATCCAGTTCATCTAGCAGGTACCGGCCAACGTGGAGACCCAAAAGAGAGTCTCTGAATATAGACAGCATCTTCAGtaaagacaagaggaaacattGTGGCTACACTCAGCTTAGCCCTTTCTCCGAAGAAGCAG GTAAAGAACTTACTGAGAATGAGGTGAAAGAACACACTGTTCATGAAACAAGGTCAAGCCAGTCAAATGTCAGATACAAGCGTGGTGTGCTGGGCCGGGGCACCCAGTACCATATGGTGGATCAACATCCTCATCTAATACAGAGGATGGAGTCTGGCTACGAAAGCAGTGAGCGCAACAGCAACAGCCCAGTGAGTCTGGACATGTCCTTGTCTGAAAGCTCAAGCACCCACAG GGATGTTCATACGAAGCGAGCAGGTGGATTTGTTCCTGCTTGGCGTAACATCCCAAAGTCTCACAGTAGCAGCATCTTGGAGGTGGAGTCGGCTTCATCAATTGGGAGCTGGACAAACAGCCCACACACCACTGGAAATG gTGGAGACATCTTTGTTCCTTTAAAGAGTGAGCTGGATGAATTGCAAGAAGAGGTGGCAAGGAGAGCCCATGAGCAAGAACTAcgtagaaaaagagaaaaggaaatggaggCAGCAATGGGCTTTAATCCCCGTCCCAGCAGGTTCATGGATCTAGATGAACTGCAGAATCAGG GGAGGAGTGATGGCTTTGAGAAGTCGATGCAGGAAGCAGACTCAATCTTTGAAGAGTCACTGAATCAGGAGCAGAAGGGCGATTGTGCTGCAGCTTTGGCTCTCTGTAACGAAGCTATAT cTAAACTAAGACTTGCCATGCATGATGCCAGCGCTAGCACTCACAGCAGAGCCCTAGTCGATAAGAAGCTGCAAATCAGTATCCGAAAAGCCCGGAGCCTCCAGGATCGCATGCAGCACCAACAGCCACCGCAGCCGCTGCCTCCGCCAGCCTGCCACCCACCACAGGGCGGCACCATGGCCCAGTCTACAAG TGAACAGACTGGCCCGCTCCAAGTACTGCTGAGCCAGGAGCTACCACTGGAACCCAACAAAGAAGTGGAATTTGGGTCCAGTTCTTTCTTCCACCCACCTGCTTCCTGCCATGAATTGCACTCATCATTATATCCAGAGTCTTCCTCCTTGCCCCCCTCTGAAAGCAGTCCATCCAACAGGATCTCTCCAAACTTCCAGTCTGCTTCTGCTGATTTTCATGACCaagttccctcttttccctatAGGCAAGGGTTGACAGAGAGGTCTGCAAGAACTGAGAATGATGCCCACAATAGTGGGGAATTTGCTGACACGACAGCCACAGGGCCAAAAGACTATAGGGATTGCTGCAGTAGCAGCAGGTTAGAAGAGGTTCATAACATAATGCCTATTCTCACACCTCACTTCAAATCCAAAGCTAATACAATAAACTCTGTGTCTTTGCCTACACTGTTTCCCTGTCCACATCCACCACAAGCTGCATCTCCTGAAAGGGACAGCCAGCACAGTCCTTGTTCCAAACTTGCAAGCTCTCCCGTGCGGCCCAACGTTGATCATTTAGGGGCCTATCATGCAGTGACCTCTGCAACTTCATCCCCTACACAGCAGTGCTCCTCGGATCCTTTGCAGAAAAATAAGTACTCCAGAGCAAACAGCCAGGAGATGTTATTACCCTCACAGGGTGAATATGGCACAGCAGACGGTTGTAAATCTGAGGCTTTTAGTACAAAGGGACATGTTCGCTCCTTGGCAGAGCAGTTTCAGAAAATGCATGCAGTCTCCCAGAGAAAAGGTACTCATGAAAAAGACTGGATTACTGCAGTGTGTCAGGATGAGAAGTCTCCAAAGTTAACACAAAAATCTTTCATCAGCCGTTCATCTTCTGGTTACGGACAGCTACTCcatcaaaaccaagaaaacaaaaaccagtcTTCTGAAAAATTACACTCAGCTGTGGATATTAGGGACGGGGTAGTTTCTTTGAAGGGTTTTAGTGCCCAACATGTTGCTTCTATGAGTTTTTGTTCTCACAGTGAAGAACTGTGTAGAAGAGGTGGACAGACTATAGCAGACCCTGCACCCTATGTGGAAAGGCACTGTCATGATGGAGGAATGAAAGAGGTGGATGATGGAGCTGCTAGTAGCATGGTTGCCTCTATGCCTGTGGACCATTGGGTGAATAATGTTACTAGGTATTACAGTTCTCAGAAGGCTAATAAGAATACTGAATGGCTTCCTGTACCTGGGAGGAGTCCACTCCTTTCTGATCAGAGAGCAGTTGGAGATGACTTGAGCAGGATCCCAGTACATCTGCATCCACAGTGGAATCAAGACACAGAACAGGAGCTCTCAGAACTGGAATCCCTCTATCAGACTAGTCTGCAGGCATCTCAGGCCACTAGGCCTTTCTTGGGAAGACAGGACAGTGCTAGGTATCCATTTGACCAATCAG tctCTGTGAACCTGAGTGTGAGGAAGCTGCCTGCTACAGCTGGCATGGGTCTGTCGAAAACCCCAACAGCAGAGATCGAGCGCAGTCTGTGTGGATCCACTGTCTCTTCTGTCTCCAAG GTCACATATACCAGAGAACATAGCAGGGAAccagaagaggaggaaatatACAGTGCAGAGAATTTCCGTCGCATTGCTCGCAGTCTCAGTGGGACAGTTGTCTCAAACAGAGAAGAGACCTTGGTCTCTTCTCACAGTTTT GAAGCACCAAATACGAGGAAAATGCCAGTGGACACCAGCCACCGTTCTTCCAGCTCcacttcccttcctttcccccatGATCCTCCTGTATTTCCCTTTGATCCCCAGCACAACCCAAACCAGGTGCAGCACCCACCCCATGATGTACTGATGCCCAGCATGGTGGGCAAGGCACGTAAACTGTCAG gagATCAGAAGAACATCATCCAGAAACTTCTGGTTGTGCCTGACAGGGGTGAAGCTTTCCAAGGTGAAGACTACCCAGGTGTGGCACTGAGCTATGGGAGTCTCCCTTGTGTACCCAAAGGCACCCTCTCCCAGGGGCAAAAGCCTCGTGTTAATTTGCATTTAGGAGGTGGAGCATCAAGTGTCTCTGGCCATTTGCTGAACACAAGTTACTCTGCCAGGCAAACAGCCACTTTACCAGATAAGCGAACAATGCTCTGGGGGAAACATGCTGGCCAGCCAGGCAAGAGTTTACAGGAAGGCTTCCTCCAGCAGCCTTCACAACATCACATGCATGAATCTCACACCATCAGTTGCAGACTACCAGCCAGCACAGACTACAGCACTTTAAGAATACCACGTGAGCCTTCTTGGGATCCCGGTGCTTCTCAATGTTGCCCTGTGCCCCCCTCTTGTGTTAAGGCCCCGGGTCCAAGGAGAGTTGATATGCCTCCAGAAGAAGACTGGCGAGAGAACAGCTACACCCCTCAGCCTGGCAGAAGGCGAGTGCTGCCAATGCATGTGATGGATGGgactttttcttctgcttccgAGGCACACAGAAATATGCTGGCtcgagcagcagcagctactgGCACCATGCAAAACAATGGCTGGTGA
- the USP54 gene encoding inactive ubiquitin carboxyl-terminal hydrolase 54 isoform X4 encodes MSWKRNYFSVGRGNVQGMFTPRNTTSIAPSKGLSNEPGQNSCFLNSALQVLWHLDIFRRSFRQITTHKCMGDSCIFCALKGIFNQFQCSSEKVLPSDALRTALAKTFQDEQRFQLGIMDDAAECFENLLMRIHFHIADETKEDICTAPHCVSHQKFAMTLFEQCVCTSCGATSDPLPFIQMVHYISTTSLCNQAICMLERREKPTPDMFGELLQNASTMGDLRNCPSNCGEKIRIRRVLMNSPQIITIGLVWDSDHSDLAEDVIHSLGTCLKLGDLFFRVTDDRAKHSELYLVGMICYYGKHYSTFFFQTKIRKWMYFDDAHVKEIGPKWKDVVTKCIKGHYQPLLLLYADPRGTPVSTQDLPPQVDLQQYSRTCYDSEDSGREPSISSDTRTDSSTDSYPYKQAHHESVVSHFSSDSQGTVIYNVENDAASQSSRDTGIAAIWEGRFHHQNPSCLGTQDFLCHLTDSECNQRHVSKKSSLADRKRSSSRSRRKGDEAQSSGYHSEGETLKEKQAPRTAPKPSSSTSRLREFKETVSNMIHSRPQQISHTIQNSPRGGSSVDQAETRPSKSLPAHARDWEVESTSSESKSSSSSRYRPTWRPKRESLNIDSIFSKDKRKHCGYTQLSPFSEEAGKELTENEVKEHTVHETRSSQSNVRYKRGVLGRGTQYHMVDQHPHLIQRMESGYESSERNSNSPVSLDMSLSESSSTHRDVHTKRAGGFVPAWRNIPKSHSSSILEVESASSIGSWTNSPHTTGNGGDIFVPLKSELDELQEEVARRAHEQELRRKREKEMEAAMGFNPRPSRFMDLDELQNQGRSDGFEKSMQEADSIFEESLNQEQKGDCAAALALCNEAISKLRLAMHDASASTHSRALVDKKLQISIRKARSLQDRMQHQQPPQPLPPPACHPPQGGTMAQSTSEQTGPLQVLLSQELPLEPNKEVEFGSSSFFHPPASCHELHSSLYPESSSLPPSESSPSNRISPNFQSASADFHDQVPSFPYRQGLTERSARTENDAHNSGEFADTTATGPKDYRDCCSSSRLEEVHNIMPILTPHFKSKANTINSVSLPTLFPCPHPPQAASPERDSQHSPCSKLASSPVRPNVDHLGAYHAVTSATSSPTQQCSSDPLQKNKYSRANSQEMLLPSQGEYGTADGCKSEAFSTKGHVRSLAEQFQKMHAVSQRKGTHEKDWITAVCQDEKSPKLTQKSFISRSSSGYGQLLHQNQENKNQSSEKLHSAVDIRDGVVSLKGFSAQHVASMSFCSHSEELCRRGGQTIADPAPYVERHCHDGGMKEVDDGAASSMVASMPVDHWVNNVTRYYSSQKANKNTEWLPVPGRSPLLSDQRAVGDDLSRIPVHLHPQWNQDTEQELSELESLYQTSLQASQATRPFLGRQDSARYPFDQSVSVNLSVRKLPATAGMGLSKTPTAEIERSLCGSTVSSVSKVTYTREHSREPEEEEIYSAENFRRIARSLSGTVVSNREETLVSSHSFEIRRTSSRNFWLCLTGVKLSKVKTTQVWH; translated from the exons GGTATATTCAACCAGTTTCAGTGTAGTAGTGAGAAGGTACTGCCTTCTGATGCCCTGCGCACTGCTCTCGCAAAGACATTTCAGGATGAGCAACGTTTCCAGCTGGGCATCATGGATGATGCTGCTGAATGTTTT GAAAACCTGCTAATGCGAATTCACTTCCACATTGCAGATGAGACAAAGGAAGATATTTGCACTGCACCACATTGTGTTTCCCATCAGAAGTTTGCAATGACTTTATTTGAACAG tGTGTTTGTACCAGCTGTGGTGCCACCTCTGACCCGTTACCTTTCATCCAGATGGTACATTATATTTCCACAACCTCACTCTG CAATCAAGCTATTTGTATGCTGGAGAGGCGAGAGAAACCAACTCCGGATATGTTTGGAGAGCTCCTGCAGAACGCCAGCACTATGGGGGACCTGCGAAACTGTCCA AGTAACTGTGGGGAAAAGATCCGTATTCGTCGTGTGCTGATGAACTCGCCACAAATCATCACCATTGGCTTGGTTTGGGACTCAGACCACTCTGATCTGGCTGAAGATGTGATTCACAGTCTGGGAACTTGCCTTAAACTGGGAGAT CTCTTCTTCAGAGTAACTGATGATAGAGCAAAACACTCAGAGCTGTATTTGGTGGGAATGATTTGTTACTATGGAAAACACTATTCAACCTTCTTCTTCCAAACTAAAATCCGCAAGTGGATGTACTTTGATGATGCTCATGTCAAAGag ATTGGTCCAAAATGGAAGGATGTTGTGACAAAGTGCATTAAGGGTCACTAtcagcctttgctgctgctctatGCAGATCCAAGAGGAACTCCAGTGTCAACACAAGACTTGCCCCCTCAGGTGGATTTACAGCAATATAGCAGGACTTGCTATGACAGTGAAGACTCGG GGAGAGAACCTTCCATCTCGAGTGATACACGGACAGATTCCTCTACAGACAGCTATCCTTATAAACAGGCACACCATGAGTCTGTGGTCAGTCACTTCTCCTCTGACTCCCAGGGGACAGTCATCTACAATGTGGAGAATGATGCAGCTTCAcaaagcagcagggacacag GCATTGCAGCTATCTGGGAAGGGCGCTTTCATCACCAGAATCCCTCATGCTTGGGAACTCAGGACTTTCTGT GCCACCTGACTGACAGTGAGTGCAATCAGAGGCATGTTTCAAAGAAGAGCTCGCTGGCAGACCGCAAGAGGAGTTCTAGCCGGTCTAGGCGGAAAGGAGATGAGGCTCAATCATCAGGATACCATAGTGAAG GAGAAACCTTGAAGGAGAAACAAGCCCCCAGAACTGCCCCCAAAccatccagcagcaccagcaggctGAGGGAATTTAAAGAGACAGTGAGCAACATGATCCACAGCAGACCACAGCAGATTTCTCATACCATCCAGAATTCCCCTCGTGGAGGGAGTAGTGTGGATCAGGCAGAAACACGACCCTCAAAAAGCCTGCCTGCGCACGCTCGAGACTGGGAAGTGGAGAGTACCAGTAGTGAGTCTAAATCCAGTTCATCTAGCAGGTACCGGCCAACGTGGAGACCCAAAAGAGAGTCTCTGAATATAGACAGCATCTTCAGtaaagacaagaggaaacattGTGGCTACACTCAGCTTAGCCCTTTCTCCGAAGAAGCAG GTAAAGAACTTACTGAGAATGAGGTGAAAGAACACACTGTTCATGAAACAAGGTCAAGCCAGTCAAATGTCAGATACAAGCGTGGTGTGCTGGGCCGGGGCACCCAGTACCATATGGTGGATCAACATCCTCATCTAATACAGAGGATGGAGTCTGGCTACGAAAGCAGTGAGCGCAACAGCAACAGCCCAGTGAGTCTGGACATGTCCTTGTCTGAAAGCTCAAGCACCCACAG GGATGTTCATACGAAGCGAGCAGGTGGATTTGTTCCTGCTTGGCGTAACATCCCAAAGTCTCACAGTAGCAGCATCTTGGAGGTGGAGTCGGCTTCATCAATTGGGAGCTGGACAAACAGCCCACACACCACTGGAAATG gTGGAGACATCTTTGTTCCTTTAAAGAGTGAGCTGGATGAATTGCAAGAAGAGGTGGCAAGGAGAGCCCATGAGCAAGAACTAcgtagaaaaagagaaaaggaaatggaggCAGCAATGGGCTTTAATCCCCGTCCCAGCAGGTTCATGGATCTAGATGAACTGCAGAATCAGG GGAGGAGTGATGGCTTTGAGAAGTCGATGCAGGAAGCAGACTCAATCTTTGAAGAGTCACTGAATCAGGAGCAGAAGGGCGATTGTGCTGCAGCTTTGGCTCTCTGTAACGAAGCTATAT cTAAACTAAGACTTGCCATGCATGATGCCAGCGCTAGCACTCACAGCAGAGCCCTAGTCGATAAGAAGCTGCAAATCAGTATCCGAAAAGCCCGGAGCCTCCAGGATCGCATGCAGCACCAACAGCCACCGCAGCCGCTGCCTCCGCCAGCCTGCCACCCACCACAGGGCGGCACCATGGCCCAGTCTACAAG TGAACAGACTGGCCCGCTCCAAGTACTGCTGAGCCAGGAGCTACCACTGGAACCCAACAAAGAAGTGGAATTTGGGTCCAGTTCTTTCTTCCACCCACCTGCTTCCTGCCATGAATTGCACTCATCATTATATCCAGAGTCTTCCTCCTTGCCCCCCTCTGAAAGCAGTCCATCCAACAGGATCTCTCCAAACTTCCAGTCTGCTTCTGCTGATTTTCATGACCaagttccctcttttccctatAGGCAAGGGTTGACAGAGAGGTCTGCAAGAACTGAGAATGATGCCCACAATAGTGGGGAATTTGCTGACACGACAGCCACAGGGCCAAAAGACTATAGGGATTGCTGCAGTAGCAGCAGGTTAGAAGAGGTTCATAACATAATGCCTATTCTCACACCTCACTTCAAATCCAAAGCTAATACAATAAACTCTGTGTCTTTGCCTACACTGTTTCCCTGTCCACATCCACCACAAGCTGCATCTCCTGAAAGGGACAGCCAGCACAGTCCTTGTTCCAAACTTGCAAGCTCTCCCGTGCGGCCCAACGTTGATCATTTAGGGGCCTATCATGCAGTGACCTCTGCAACTTCATCCCCTACACAGCAGTGCTCCTCGGATCCTTTGCAGAAAAATAAGTACTCCAGAGCAAACAGCCAGGAGATGTTATTACCCTCACAGGGTGAATATGGCACAGCAGACGGTTGTAAATCTGAGGCTTTTAGTACAAAGGGACATGTTCGCTCCTTGGCAGAGCAGTTTCAGAAAATGCATGCAGTCTCCCAGAGAAAAGGTACTCATGAAAAAGACTGGATTACTGCAGTGTGTCAGGATGAGAAGTCTCCAAAGTTAACACAAAAATCTTTCATCAGCCGTTCATCTTCTGGTTACGGACAGCTACTCcatcaaaaccaagaaaacaaaaaccagtcTTCTGAAAAATTACACTCAGCTGTGGATATTAGGGACGGGGTAGTTTCTTTGAAGGGTTTTAGTGCCCAACATGTTGCTTCTATGAGTTTTTGTTCTCACAGTGAAGAACTGTGTAGAAGAGGTGGACAGACTATAGCAGACCCTGCACCCTATGTGGAAAGGCACTGTCATGATGGAGGAATGAAAGAGGTGGATGATGGAGCTGCTAGTAGCATGGTTGCCTCTATGCCTGTGGACCATTGGGTGAATAATGTTACTAGGTATTACAGTTCTCAGAAGGCTAATAAGAATACTGAATGGCTTCCTGTACCTGGGAGGAGTCCACTCCTTTCTGATCAGAGAGCAGTTGGAGATGACTTGAGCAGGATCCCAGTACATCTGCATCCACAGTGGAATCAAGACACAGAACAGGAGCTCTCAGAACTGGAATCCCTCTATCAGACTAGTCTGCAGGCATCTCAGGCCACTAGGCCTTTCTTGGGAAGACAGGACAGTGCTAGGTATCCATTTGACCAATCAG tctCTGTGAACCTGAGTGTGAGGAAGCTGCCTGCTACAGCTGGCATGGGTCTGTCGAAAACCCCAACAGCAGAGATCGAGCGCAGTCTGTGTGGATCCACTGTCTCTTCTGTCTCCAAG GTCACATATACCAGAGAACATAGCAGGGAAccagaagaggaggaaatatACAGTGCAGAGAATTTCCGTCGCATTGCTCGCAGTCTCAGTGGGACAGTTGTCTCAAACAGAGAAGAGACCTTGGTCTCTTCTCACAGTTTT gagATCAGAAGAACATCATCCAGAAACTTCTGGTTGTGCCTGACAGGGGTGAAGCTTTCCAAGGTGAAGACTACCCAGGTGTGGCACTGA